Part of the Trichoderma asperellum chromosome 1, complete sequence genome is shown below.
ACAATCCCTCCACATATCCTGTATCACGTCAATCACCCGAGCAAGGAAGCTGCAGATGCCGTTACAGTAAGACTAATAATAATCGACgatttctctctctagaTCAGTCTGAGGCACAGTTGCAAGAGAGAAAGCGTGAATTATCAAATCTCATTGTCGAGGTTCTCCGCCGACACCCATATCTCTGCTACTTTCAAGGGTACCATGATATCTGCCAGGTATTCCTCCTGGTCCTAGAGCCAGCGGCAAGAGCACCGCTGGTTTCGCGGCTCTCTGTTCTCAGAATCCGCGACTTCATGCTGCCCAGCCTCAGCGCCACAACCGCACAGCTGAGGCTCCTCCCCGACATCCTAGCCCGCGCAGATATCGAGCTTCGTCGGCATCTCTCCAGCATAGAACCCTTCTACGCTCTCGCTGGCACTCTTACTATGTATGCTCACAATATTGAGCGGTACAAGGACATATCTCGATTGTTTGACGTCATCTTGGCACGCGAGCCTACCTTTTCCATATACCTGTTTGCCCAGATTGTCATAGATCGCCGTGAAGAAATCCTTGAAATTGACGAGCCCGATATGCTCCAAGTCATTCTCGGTAGAGTCCCCCCGGAATTAGACTTGGATGCTCTTATCAAGAGATCTGTAGATCTTTTCACCCAGCACCCCCCTGAGACCCTAAGATCATGGCATCAAATTTCTCCGTCCAGCGTCCTCAAAACCTCCAGGGATGTGGATGAAAGCGCACGGCAAACTATAGAGGATGGCCATCACTATTTCGAGAAACAGGTCAAGGAGATACAGTGGGAGGAGCTAAGAATGGGGGTCAGAAGGAGGATTTGGTTATACAGGCGGCCTGCCAGGTTCATCGGAACAGCCATCATGGTTGGAGTCGTGGCATTCTACCTCCGGCGGAACCCTACTCTTCTGCAGTATATATGGTCCTTTTTCCCGGGCCAGCAATGACATTGCCATTTAcaaggggggagaagaaggaaagagatGAAGGAACCAACTGTAGAATTTTTGTGTGTgtaaaatctttttatagATTTGCCTATCTAATATTCAACCTTCTGCCATAAACATGCTATGCCTCCAGACGCCGTACAATAGAAACCAGAATCCAACCCTGAGTCCGCATCAATGCTTAGATCCAAAGCCATGGTGCATacgttattataattatttttacttcAAACGTAAATATGTACTTCTATGATTCACCCTGGTATTTTTGCTTTAATTCCTCAAAGTGCTCCTGTTGCTCCTGCGCTAACTTGCCCGTTTCATCGCCGATAATGGTAAGAATCAAGGAATAGTTGTTATATAAGAATCGCTCGCTTTTTCTCGTATCGCCGTGTGTTTGGCTATGTCGAGTCAGGAAAGCTTCGACTTCAGACCGCAGACGGCGAAGACTAGCGACGACGGGCTCATCGTCGCCAGCCTCGGTGGAGAGGGTCAGGAAGCTTTGGAGCAGTTGCCCGAACCGCTGGGTCACCATGTGTGGTGCAGCGGACAACTTCAGCTGGTCGGCCCGGGCCAGTTTCGCGGGGGCAGCATTAGTCAATAGTCGAACGGATTCGCAATGGCGGTCCATTATAACCTGCAGCCGCGGCCATAATAGCATATTTGTGCCGTTGATATAGCCATCCACGGCAGGGACCTTTCGCCTTTGGAGATCAAAAGCAAAGTGTTGGTTAAGTCGAATACAGAGTAGAAGACCTAGGGCATCAAATGTCTCGCTTACAAGGGTTCTTGAAAGCACCCTGCCGACTTCAAACGTTGGCTCAAATATGTAGTTGAAATTTTTAGATATTTGCGAATACGACAAGGCGGGTGCGAAaaaggctgccaagaaggTGTACTCGGCTGTAGCATTATCGATGAGAGCCAAGTTAAAGTTTCGAAAGGGTACTTCTAAGTAGTGAGTTGATTGATCCTCCTCTGCCAGGTATGATGAGATGGCCGAGGTGCTCTTTGTCCGTAGCATGTCAATCCGACGTCCGAGGTTGAATGCATCATGTGGTGGACCTGCAACGCGGCTACTAGATAAGACGGCAGTTTTTCTTGTCGCGTCTTCCTGTCCCAACACATCATTCTTGTCCAGAATATGCAGTTTGAGCTTGGCCAAAGCTCTCTCATAGCGTGTGAACTGATTGAGGTAATACCATCGCATCGTGTTCATGTACGCCTGCGAGATTTCCTCTGCGAGGGCGGCGTGATGTTTATGGAGAAACGTATAGAGGTCTTTGAATTTTAGGAAATTTTGTTGCTGGATGATTTGCGCATTAATATGAGGTGAGCGAAGGGCTTTTATCTGGGCAACAAGAAAGTCGCGAATACGTTCGACAGCCTGCAGCACCGCCTGTTAGTCGATATCACGGGCACCTATTGTCAAGAATGGGCTGAGAGAGACGgtacctttaatattagtttttccAATATTGGAACGAGTTCTTCACTGGCTTTGCCCTGCTGTGTTCCTGATAGCTTCTGAACGGCCGAGGCTCTCTTGTCCAACTCATTCAAAGTTTTCGCCCATGCTTCATCGATATGGCTTGTCGTTATCCTGGAAATGGTCTCGGGCGACACGCTCAGCTCTTCCACCAGTGGGCCAAGCGCCTTCTCTATTCGTTTTCGATTTTCCAACCTTCGGCTCAGTACGCTAGAGCGGGTTTGCAAAGTTTCGATATCGGCGGAAACAGTGGAAAGATCATTGCGAAAATCCGCAAGGTTGATCTCGACCGAGTTCAAAATATCGTCGCAGGCAACAATGGATCGATGCAAGGCGTCGAATCGGGCTTTGTCATTCTCATCTAGAATAGCAAATTAGCATGTGAAATACAGTCGCCTGGGGCGGCGTGTCGGAGTTATAACGCACACTCGGTCGCATTCTGGGGCCGGCGGAAGCTTGTGGCATCACCATTGATGCTCCCAGCAGCCAGCTCCTTCAGAGACAACCCGCCGAAATCAACATCAAGCCCCAGATCCTCCTCTGTGATTAAGCTTGCCTTGCCCTGGGTCTTGCCTACAATCTCTGAATCCGCCGCCAAGAGCTTCTCTAAGATGTTCACCGAGTCCGGAGCCTGGGGCGCAGCTGGCTGTTTCACTTCTGAGCCATTGGGCTTGCGTGATGACGCCAACAGCGATGTTGCAGAGTCGCTGGATACTAATGACAGAGATGACCCCCTCGGAGAGGGTCCCTGCCGCTGAGAGGTTACATAGGGACTAAGATTGGCCTGCGTCTTTCGCGGAAGCGGCGAGTTGTGTCGGCTGGTGATCTGAGGAGTCGAGGGCCCGGACGCGCTGGCTTGGCTCCCTGAGAGACGGTCGAGCCACATGGTGCGAGAGAGGCCGGGAGCTGGTGTAGGGAGTTATCGGTGGAGGAAAAGAGGGTGCCTCGCGATCATGACCGTCTCATCGCTTGGGAAAAAAGACCTGAGTGCCGAGCAGTCACTGCGTCTAGACAATTGGTAGTCACGGCGCTCCAGTACGTTGAGCATACCTCAGGTGCTGTTAGCTGTCCAATACGGAGTGCTCAGTGAGACGACCGGCCAGTTCAGTTGCAGCAGCGAGGCTATGCCGATGCGACAGTGGAGACGGGCTTGGGGCTGTCGATTAGCGCCGTGTCTGGCGAAGGGACGTGCTGCAATATGGATCTCAGCGCGCCGATTGAATAGGTACTTTAAGCagcctactaggtaggtaggtagtagtgAGCGGTGCTGCTTGATCCGTGCCTCCGTACTAGATTAGAATTCATCCATTCTTATTCTTACTGTTAGATGCTTGTACGTGCTCTGGAGCTCATAACCGCCAGAAGCCGTAGCCACCATCTCAAAGCTTATTGGTAGCGCTTCGAGTCAAAGGTTTTGAGAAGGACTGGCCCTGGGCTCTGCACGGCCAGCGAATGCATGCATTTCTGCTGCAGAAGCTTCATCTCTGTTACAGATTGATCACCAACGCATATCACGCGACTAATGGGAGATACTGTGCAGCAATCTCATAGCAACCCGTAGCGTGCGACAGCTTTGCTGCCAGCTCACAATTAGACTCTGCCAGGGGATCGTGGCCGTTGCTCTTTTCggccaaggaagaagagctcaaAGTACTAATCCAGGAGGATCTAATAGCCATTTCACATTCGCCAATTCCATGTTTTATCCCATTGATTTGCTTAGCACCTTGGCTTGGCAAGATACTGGAAGACACAGCTCGGATCATGCATTTCACACATCATGCATGAGTGCTGCCAGTAGGATTTCGCAGACTCGAGCTAGATGCGGAgttgtgcgtgtgtgtgatCATCTTACCCTTTTCCACACAGAGTGAGCTCATGCAGCCTCCCCGCTCCCGAAAATAAAATCGGGATGCTTTCATGGCAACGCAACGCAACACAGCTGCAGAGAGTCCAGATGCGGTGACACTTCCGTACCTACCACCTTAGGCACCTGGGTAGATGCAGTGCTAAAGGTACTACAAGTAAGGCATCAAGACAGATGATGCATGGGCGTGCATTTTTCAAAGCTGTCGGCACCGTGTGTGTTGCTAAAAGTACTACAGGTTGGTGGTAGGTATGGTATTACATAGCAGTATTACTGCCCACCACAACTCAGCAGCTCTCACCTGCTACCTAGCCTATTAGCTGCTATATCCATACAGAGGTAGGCAGCGTAGCGCCACGACAAGCCTCGGAATTTTCTCTCAATAAAATTTTTCCCTAGCAAGGCTGGCTCAAAGCCGCCTGACCATctaggaaagaagaaaaaagacgagaaaaaaaaagtaccaAACCTTACTGGCCGGGTCCAAAAGGTACTAAATCCGCTTCCAAGAGGCAAAGCTGCGTCCCACAGCCGCCCAGGCAAAATTAACGCCAGGGCCAATCACGCcggcgaaaaaaaattcaggtAACGCACCTTTTCTACCCCCTCCGTCCaccttttgctcttctcctctcaCCTCTCTCAATTTCTCCTCTCCACATAACTCTCAGCACTCTCCACTGTCTGTCTGCCGCGCAGACTCTCTTTcactcttcgtcttctttctcttgcttcACGACAAGTTCGATTTTTGCGCAATCCATCACCATGGCTGACGAGGTAAGTCGTCCATCTCTCTCATGAGCGTCTTGCGCTGCCTTCACAAGAGAAAAAACCACCCCGCAATCGTCTTGGCTGCCCCTCGACTGAGCGACACCCCACATCACAATATtttacaattttttttttttttttttgtagatTTTGCCAGATGAGCCTCTGCGCTGCCATGATAATTCCTTCTACAATATTGGCTCCAAGCTCTTCGTCAAAATTACAATTCGCCTGAATTTGCTTCATCGTGGATATAGGTGCTAATCATTTTATCCGTCTGCAGCATGATGTTACCTTCGAGTCCGCCGACGCCGGCGCGTCTCTCACCTACCCCATGCagtgctctgctctgcgcaAGAACGGCTTCGTCGTGATCAAGGGCCGCCCCTGCAAGATTGTCGACATGTCCACCTCCAAGACTGGCAAGCACGGTCACGCCAAGGTCCACCTTGTCGCCCTTGACATCTTCACTGGCAAGAAGTACGAAGATCTTTCTCCCTCCACTCACAACATGGATGTCCCCAACGTCACCCGTCGTGAGTACCAGCTTGTAAGTCAATCTTGGTCCTAGGATGAAAATTGGAGGAAaatgaggaagaaaaaatgtAGCTTCGGAATTATTGACACCTTTTTGTAGCTCGACATCTCCGACGATGGCTTCCTCTCCCTCATGAACGACGACGGTGACACCAAGGATGATGTCCGCATGCCCGACGGTGAGATTGGTGAGAAGATCAACAAGCTCTTCAAGGTTGACGAGAAGGACACCAGTAAGTTGCTCTATCTATATTGACATTGAGAATAAGCATTCAAGAGCGGATCCTAACCTTTGTTTCTAGACGTCGTTGTCCTCACCTCCATGGGTGAAGAGGCCGCTATTGAGGCCAAGGAGGCTCCCAAGCAGGGTTAAACTAACAATCCTACTCTCCTCCGCCAATTGAGTAAAATGAAGATTTAGGATTTGTTTATAGCCCCCTCGTTTCCTTCCACCTCTTGGCGTTTACTGCGGCCGTCGTAACATCGAATATCCTTGGGTTGATGTATGGGTCGTTCCGCTCGAAGGTTGATGGATCGGATTTTTTCAGCTAGTTTCAATACTTGGCACTTCAAATACCCTTTCAAAGGGCCAATACAGTTTCCTTTGTCCTTCACGAATCATGGCCAAAGCTACCCAGATGAAAGTTTGCGTAGCTGGGAATTATGATAGAAAatgaagataaaaaaaatgaatgTGCATATTGGCTTGCTGTACAATCTATAAATCGATACAAATCGTGACATGCATAACCGTAAGCGACCCATGATATtgatgtattttattttatttttcttcctttagAGCTACGAATGTGTGGAACTTGGTGTCAACAGCGAAGGCTAAAAATACCAGCGGGTAGTCGTAGTAGGCAGTAGGTTCTCTCTAGCGGGCTGTCGGTACTGCGCAAAACGGGCATCCTAGATCTAAGATAACGCTAGCTTGTACTTTTCAGCAGTAAAGCAGCCTCAAGTTGCAAATTCACGACTTAATCCACGGCTTCGTCGCACAATACCACAGTATCGGCCACATTGCTCTTAgttgaagtttttttttttttttctccatcttctctttaaCCAGATACTACGATACAACATGAAGGCAAGCTTCTTGATTGCTGCCGGAGTCGTACCGCCTAAGCCGTGAAATCTACGCTCGCTCATCCCAACTAGACGCATCCCGGCCATTGAAATTTTCTAGACACACAAACGAGATTCAGAGAGGGAGCTCACAATGGAAGCACCAGGAGGACTTCGTAGGATGCCCCGAGGGGAGCGATGCCCCGAATGCGGTAGCCAGAAATGGTACCTGCAGGACGGGCTGAGATTTTGTGCCC
Proteins encoded:
- the ANB1 gene encoding translation initiation factor eIF5A, which translates into the protein MQCSALRKNGFVVIKGRPCKIVDMSTSKTGKHGHAKVHLVALDIFTGKKYEDLSPSTHNMDVPNVTRREYQLLDISDDGFLSLMNDDGDTKDDVRMPDGEIGEKINKLFKVDEKDTNVVVLTSMGEEAAIEAKEAPKQG
- a CDS encoding uncharacterized protein (BUSCO:EOG092D1RW7) — its product is MWLDRLSGSQASASGPSTPQITSRHNSPLPRKTQANLSPYVTSQRQGPSPRGSSLSLVSSDSATSLLASSRKPNGSEVKQPAAPQAPDSVNILEKLLAADSEIVGKTQGKASLITEEDLGLDVDFGGLSLKELAAGSINGDATSFRRPQNATEYENDKARFDALHRSIVACDDILNSVEINLADFRNDLSTVSADIETLQTRSSVLSRRLENRKRIEKALGPLVEELSVSPETISRITTSHIDEAWAKTLNELDKRASAVQKLSGTQQGKASEELVPILEKLILKAVERIRDFLVAQIKALRSPHINAQIIQQQNFLKFKDLYTFLHKHHAALAEEISQAYMNTMRWYYLNQFTRYERALAKLKLHILDKNDVLGQEDATRKTAVLSSSRVAGPPHDAFNLGRRIDMLRTKSTSAISSYLAEEDQSTHYLEVPFRNFNLALIDNATAEYTFLAAFFAPALSYSQISKNFNYIFEPTFEVGRVLSRTLVSETFDALGLLLCIRLNQHFAFDLQRRKVPAVDGYINGTNMLLWPRLQVIMDRHCESVRLLTNAAPAKLARADQLKLSAAPHMVTQRFGQLLQSFLTLSTEAGDDEPVVASLRRLRSEVEAFLTRHSQTHGDTRKSERFLYNNYSLILTIIGDETGKLAQEQQEHFEELKQKYQGES
- a CDS encoding uncharacterized protein (BUSCO:EOG092D3IJD~TransMembrane:1 (i384-401o)); translation: MSLEQELVDTAGLHRDDVDFAEPEDPVVDPGPSPAVALKTSEILAACTWRDATRLRALAESEGGLLADALRQAAWPILLGLPPPADEKEGESIHSADLDAAPPDDDWKEFPRHQDEDQVQLDVNRSFVHYPNDQSEAQLQERKRELSNLIVEVLRRHPYLCYFQGYHDICQVFLLVLEPAARAPLVSRLSVLRIRDFMLPSLSATTAQLRLLPDILARADIELRRHLSSIEPFYALAGTLTMYAHNIERYKDISRLFDVILAREPTFSIYLFAQIVIDRREEILEIDEPDMLQVILGRVPPELDLDALIKRSVDLFTQHPPETLRSWHQISPSSVLKTSRDVDESARQTIEDGHHYFEKQVKEIQWEELRMGVRRRIWLYRRPARFIGTAIMVGVVAFYLRRNPTLLQYIWSFFPGQQ